In Chryseobacterium sp. C-71, the genomic window TAAAGTCTTCAGAAAAGGAAAATCTGATTCTTTAACCTTTAAAAACTCAGGAGATTTGCCAGATAAACCTTTGGCAAAAGCGGAAACAAAGAATATCCGTCAAAAAATTGCTGTCAAAAAATCTTTGATTGGCAAGGCTGAACATTATTATACAAAATCAAAAATTGCACAGTTTTTAATAGAACAAAACGAACTTTCAGTTGGTGATAAAGTTTTGATTTCAGGGCCTACAACAGGCGAACAGGAAGTTACAATCACGGAAATTTTCGTGGATGGAAGTTCTTGTGAAACTGCAAAAATAGGAGACCAAATTACCTTTGAGTTACCTTTCAGAGTTCGTTTGTCTGATAAAATATATAAAATTTTAGGATAAAATAATCTTAGATTGATGATATACAAGTTGCGTTCTTTGGAGGGCAACTTTTTTTTGTGAATTATTATAATAGCTGGGAAACTCTCTTACAGTTTTATCGATTCAACGCTATTTTTTATAAATTTGAGAATGAAAAAATCAGAATTCAGAAAATTATATCTTGAAAAAAGAAAAGCACTGTTGCAAGATAAAGTTGTTTCATTGTCTGAGAAAATTTTCGAGAATTTCATCAATTATTTTAAACCGATTTTAGGACAGAAAATTCATATTTTTATTCCTATTGAAAAGTTTAACGAAATAAAAACTGAACGTTTCATTCAATATTTTTTAAGCCGAAATATTCAGGTTTTTGTCCCAAAAATTGTTGATACTAAATTGATTTCTGTTGAGATTTTCAATGAAACAAAATTTGAAATAAATAATTGGGGAATTTCTGAGCCTGTCTCAAATCAAGATTCGGGAATTTCTGATTTTGATTTTATCATTACTCCACTTTTATATTGCGACAGTAAAGGCAATAGAGTAGGCTATGGCAAAGGTTTTTATGATGAGTTTTTTGAAAGTGTTTCCAAAGATTCAAAAAAAATCGGAGTCAATTATTTTGACCCCGATGATATGATTGATGATGTCTGGGAAAATGATATTCCCTTAGACTATCTGGTAACTCCTACAGAAGTACTGTCTTTTTTCAAAGGATTCTGATAGAAATTAACAAAATAAAACTGAAATTCTTTTTTAAATTTTACAGGTTTTGAGATCAACGTATACTGTGCATTTTTCTCAAATGTGCCGATAGATTTGTTTTTGCTGTCAAAATATTCCACATTAAATTTAGCCAAATCTAATGTATCCTGATTCTGAATTTCCTTATAAACCTTTAGATTATTTACTTTCACAGATTTTACTTTAAGGCTTTCAAGTTCTTTAAATAGAGGCTTAAATGTAAGGCTGTCCGGTTTGTGGAAATATCCCTGCATTTGAGAGTAGATGGTCGTGTCAATCTCCGTATTTCTGCTTCCCGACAGATATAAAGTAGTGAGTTCTAATAATTGCTCAACTTTTAGGGTTGTGATTCCGTTGATGACCTGTACGCTATCCATCTGCACGGCAGGGTAGGTTTTTTGATTGCTGCTATTTCTTAGTTTATCTAAATCGCTGATAGTCTGCTGTTCCTCTTTTTTACAAGATGCGAAAACGAGCATCACTAATGCAAAAATCCAAAGTTTATTGATTATTTTCATTGGTTGAGATTTTAAATTTAATGGAAATTATTTTGCCCTTTTTGTCCTTTTTCATTTCAATAACCGAAAGGTTTTTCAGGGAGGTTGTAGGTGTTGTAACTAAAGTAATGTATTTCTGCTTATCTAAAGTTTCAATTCCATAAATTTCATTATCATAAACTTGAGAAATAACAGCGTCGTTGCTGATGCGGTTTTCGAGTTGACGCCTTTTGATGGTGATTTGCTCTGACGGATTTCCCGAGACATCTTTAGTTGAGTAATAAAACACTGCCATCTTATAATCGTCCGGTTTTAAAGCAATGGTTTCTTCATCTGAAGCATTTTCCAGATTTCTGTTGATTTCCAGATTTTCATATACTGTTGAACTTATTTGCATCCTTAAGTTCTTATCTTTCGTAGGATAATGAAAGCATTCACCAGGTTTTAATCTGAAATATACGGGTGATTCATTTTGCTTAATCACCTTTATCTCGATATTGCTTTGTACTTTTTGATTTCTGTCAGCATCCGTAAAACAATAAGTGTAAGTTTTCTCAAATAATTCATCTTTAAAACCTAAAAGTCCCAATAAGATCACAAAAATTGATGTAGCGGCAATCCAAGCTATTCTTTGATGGTTCTTTTTTATTGGTTTTACCTCTGTTTTCTCAGGAGAATTTTCAATTACTATTTTTTGTTCAATGATTTGGTTTTCAGTATCATTTTTTTGTAAAACGGCGTTTTCGGGTGCTTTAAATTCAATTGTTTTAGGTTGATAATCAGTTTTGGGAAGATTTAATGCACTTGAAACTGTTTTTTCTAATTCTCTGCGCTCATCATCTTCCAAATCTTTCTCATCTTGTAGCAATTCTCCGGCGAAAAGGTGTTGTTTTTTAAACTCGTACCATGAAGTATAGCCTGC contains:
- a CDS encoding 5-formyltetrahydrofolate cyclo-ligase, giving the protein MKKSEFRKLYLEKRKALLQDKVVSLSEKIFENFINYFKPILGQKIHIFIPIEKFNEIKTERFIQYFLSRNIQVFVPKIVDTKLISVEIFNETKFEINNWGISEPVSNQDSGISDFDFIITPLLYCDSKGNRVGYGKGFYDEFFESVSKDSKKIGVNYFDPDDMIDDVWENDIPLDYLVTPTEVLSFFKGF